One genomic window of Solanum stenotomum isolate F172 chromosome 9, ASM1918654v1, whole genome shotgun sequence includes the following:
- the LOC125877819 gene encoding stemmadenine O-acetyltransferase-like gives MKIAKICEELIKPSSPTPHELRDHKISFIDELIPHSSIPLILFFKKSENITQSQICNHLKTSLSQTLTQFYPLAGRIKSQYSIDCNDEGAYYQESQVDASLLDIIKNPKSNELVQLTPYNSNGTLSNFQQLLAIQVNLFNCGGIALSISISHKIGDASSLCKFIMNWSNASEGSIRSNTCCTDSSEILLHPCQILKKYTTSEASDMHLKNMGANKVRKDSIFVFLSSIFPSRGTIDNTLNVNNMPIRIVAEKLVVKRIVFTTSNIAKVKAKLINWGYNENATRVEVVMALLWKCFMAAKGCNSVAIIPVNIRQRIVPPFDENSFGNFFLVTSCIASVKNEWCSLVGKIKSAIGRIDGNYVEKIRGEDGFEFVNSNFKQVGKFIMSQGDDFRVLTISSWCKFPIYEANFGWGESISTIVATLGIKDNIILLDSKEFRGGIEAWIVMVDQEMTLFEQDKELQDLLH, from the coding sequence atgaaaattgcCAAGATTTGTGAAGAGCTTATCAAACCATCATCCCCAACTCCACATGAACTTAGAGACCACAAAATCTCTTTCATAGATGAATTAATACCCCATTCTTCAATTCCACTCATTTTGTTCTTCAAAAAGAGTGAAAACATCACACAATCACAAATATGCAACCACTTAAAAACTTCACTTTCACAAACTTTAACTCAATTTTACCCTTTGGCTGGAAGAATAAAGTCCCAATATTCAATTGATTGCAATGATGAAGGAGCTTACTATCAAGAATCACAAGTGGATGCTTCACTTTTAGACATAATCAAGAATCCAAAATCCAATGAATTGGTCCAACTCACACCTTACAATTCAAATGGCACCTTATCAAATTTTCAACAACTCTTAGCCATTCAAGTTAACTTATTCAATTGTGGTGGTATAGCACTTAGTATCTCCATTTCACATAAGATTGGTGATGCTTCTAGCCTTTGTAAATTCATTATGAATTGGAGCAATGCAAGTGAAGGATCAATAAGAAGCAACACATGTTGCACAGACTCTTCAGAAATATTGTTGCACCCGTGCCAGATCcttaaaaaatatactacttCTGAAGCATCCGACATGCACTTGAAGAACATGGGGGCAAACAAGGTAAGAAAAGACTCTATTTTCGTCTTTTTATCGTCAATTTTTCCATCGAGAGGGACAATTGATAACACGTTAAATGTAAACAACATGCCAATTCGTATTGTAGCTGAAAAATTAGTAGTAAAAAGAATTGTTTTTACTACTTCAAATATAGCCAAAGTGAAGGCTAAGTTGATAAATTGGGGTTACAATGAGAACGCGACACGTGTAGAAGTTGTTATGGCTTTGTTATGGAAATGTTTCATGGCTGCAAAAGGGTGTAACTCTGTTGCAATTATTCCAGTGAATATAAGGCAAAGGATAGTTCCACCCTTTGATGAAAATTCATTTGGTAACTTTTTTTTAGTAACAAGTTGTATAGCAAGTGTGAAAAATGAATGGTGTTCATTGGTAGGAAAAATAAAGAGTGCAATTGGGAGAATTGATGGTAATTACGTGGAGAAAATACGCGGAGAGGATGGTTTTGAGTTTGTAAATAGTAATTTTAAACAAGTTGGAAAATTTATTATGAGTCAAGGGGATGATTTTCGCGTGTTAACAATTTCAAGTTGGTGTAAATTTCCGATTTATGAAGCAAACTTTGGATGGGGTGAGTCTATTTCTACGATTGTTGCGACTCTTGGGAtaaaagataatattattttattagattcTAAAGAATTTCGTGGTGGAATTGAAGCTTGGATTGTTATGGTTGATCAAGAAATGACACTTTTTGAACAAGACAAAGAACTTCAAGATTTACTTCATTAG